The following is a genomic window from Gigantopelta aegis isolate Gae_Host chromosome 5, Gae_host_genome, whole genome shotgun sequence.
acaaaaaaaaaagaagaaaaaaaaaaggccatggtgtgtgctatcctgtcggtgtGAAGGTGCATATACATCATacactaatgggaaaatgtagcaggtttcctctgttaaaattaccaaatatttgacatccaatagctgagtactaataaatcaatgttctctagtggtgttgtcaaacaaaaaaaaaaaacctataactTTTTACCCAGTGCAGTCTTATGACACATTATTTCCTGATGTAcatagttaataatggtattaaGCAGTTTACCCAGTGCAGTCTTATGACACATTATTTCCTGATGTGcatagttaataatggtattaaGCAGTTAACCCAGTGCAGTCTTATGACACATTATTTCCTGATGTGcatagttaataatggtattaaGCAGTTAACCCAGTGCAGTCTTATGACACATTATTTCCTGATGTAcatagttaataatggtattaaGCAGTTAACCCAGTGCAGTCTTATGACACATTATTTCCTGATGTAcatagttaataatggtattaaGCAGTTAACCCAGTGCAGTCTTATGACACATTATTTCCTGATGTGcatagttaataatggtattaaGCAGTTAACCCAGCACAGTCTTATGTCACATTATTTCCTGATGTAcatagttaataatggtattaaGCAGTTAACCCAGCGCAGTCTTATGACACATTATTTCCTGATGTGcatagttaataatggtattaaGCAGTTTACCCAGCGCAGTCTTATGACACATTATTTCCTGATGTGcatagttaataatggtattaaGCAGTTAACCCAGTGCAGTCTTATGACACATTATTTCCTGATGTGcatagttaataatggtattaaGCAGTTTACCCAGTGCAGTCTTATGTCACATTATTTCCTGATGTGcatagttaataatggtattaaGCAGTTAACCCAGTGCAGTCTTATGACACATTATTTCCTGATGTGcatagttaataatggtattaaGCAGTTAACCCAGTGCAGTCTTATGTCACATTATTTCCTGATGTAcatagttaataatggtattaaGCAGTTAACCCAGCGCAGTCTTATGACACATTATTTCCTGATGTGcatagttaataatggtattaaGCAGTTAACCCAGCGCAGTCTTATGACACATTATTTCCTGATGTTCATagttaataatgttattaagCAGTTAACCCAGTGCAGTCTTATGACACATTATTTCCTGATGTACATagttaataatgttattaagCAGTTAAccttgaaggaaggaaggaaatgttttatttaacgatacactcaacatattttatttacggttatatggcattagatatatggttaaggaccacacatatattgagagaggaaacccgctgatgccacttcatgggctactctcttcgattaactgcaagggatcttttatataagcaccatcccacagacaggatagtacataccatggcttctgttacaccagttgtggagcactggctggaacgagaaatagcccaatgggcccactgacggaaatcgatcctagattgatcacgcatcaggcgagcgctataccactgagctacatcccgcctcctAACCTTGAAGTAGTTGTAatgcaaacattcctttcctttccttgcaGTTCTCCTGAAACACACAATCTCAGACCGTCTCAAGCGGACGCCCCGCATCCTGTGTTTCGTCATGACGACGCAGCAGTTTGAGGCGACGAAGGCGCGCGCGGTGAATGCGACGTGGGGGCGGCGGTGTGCGAAGCTGCTGTTCATCACGTCCTACACCAGCACGCTATTCCCCTCCCATGTGGTTACTGGGCCCGAGGGCCGTAACCACCTGACGGCCAAGTCAATGGGTGCGCTGCAGCACCTGTACGAGACGTACCTGGATGACTACGACTACTTCCTGAAGGCTGACGACGACTCGTACATCGTCATGGAGAATCTGCAGCTGATGTTGAGCATGCTGAATCCCAGCGAGCCCAGCTACCTCGGCTTCCACTTCAAATACAACGTCCACCAGGGATACATGAGCGGTGGGGGCACGTACGTTCTCAGCAGAATGGCACTGCGCCGTGTCGTCAAAGATGGCATCCTGCGTGGTGGCATGTGTGCCGCAGACGGAAATGATGAGGATATCGATGTGGGGGCGTGTCTCGAGAAAGTGGGTGTAGCTCCGTATGCCACATATGACAAGTTCGGACGTCATGCATTCCATGCGTCGAATGTGAAAGATTTCATGATCGGACCACTGTCTGAGTACCTGCGTCATTACCCATCACATGATGTCAAAGTGGTGAGTCAGTGGGTACACTAGTGAGTGAGTGATTGAGTACTCGTGCAGGGTGTGCACTTTATGGTCACCCGATCGCCCATAGCGAGTCAAAATAGCGTTGGGCAAGCTAGTCAAAACCTTATCATGTGTCTCCCGCCTGGTGACCGTAAGTTTCTGcatattatatactactcaaaagaatttaagggtcaaaaatttataaccaaataagtttcagagtgtattagattgatgatgtaaactacaccaaaatgtttatttattgttccatatttacaaaaaaccacaaataaacgtcactgtatacaagaaagtcacatgacatgctgtcaaagttgaaggttgtcaaacatggattttacacattagaacattcgtttaatagtgtgtgaatccacccctggcgcgaatacactcgacacatcgttgcctcatacTGTTGATCAGacatctgaagaactcttggggaatggcctgccactctgccataagaagttgacccagatcatgaaggttggccggaggggcatggttatcccgaactctcctgcctaatttgtcccaggcgttctctattggggccaagtcaggcgaatatgctggccaatccatcctggcgataccttgttgtctgagaaagtccgttaccaccctggcgcggtggggtctggcattgtcatcctgcagaactgccccgccgccaatctgctgaaggcctgcatgggagaaccaacggccggatctcattcagatagcggattccattcagattgccatccaccacatagaggggggtcctgtggtggatagagatgccgccccacaccatgacgctgccaccaccgaaccggtgacgttgtctaacgttaacgtcagcgaagcgctccccaggacgtctgtagacacgaacccgaccgtcgttgaactggagactaaacctggactcatcagtgaacatcactcgaccccactgaacacgttgccaccgcagatgaagcgtgcaccagtgacgtctggccgttctgtgacgtggtaggagtggtggtcgaacagcctggcgacggcagcgtagattattggctctcagacgattgcgtatggtttgatcagacactcgagttccagtcgcagtccgcagattgtcacgtaatcggcgtgcagtggttgtgcgttgacgtagagccatattggtgatgtagcggtcccctctatttgtagtgcttcggggtcttcccgaacgtggacgattttgaacagaattcgttgcttggtaccgttgccaaattcagcattgggaacatggaatacacgtgcaaaacgtgcaaatgaagcgctttgtgaaaaagcaagttatgggcacttagcagacctttcgctttcgccctaatttacgtgcaaatgtaagcatgttttcgccattagaactagtggacagtgtcaatgacagtggattttaattcatttatgggttgcttagacccactttcgtcaaaatggaacaataccatgcgtgacattatggtctagctaatataattgacattcagaaaataatgtcgaaaatatcgtctgacccttaaattcttttgagtagtatattatgtatcaaaatgcaaataactaatgtttgtaagagatcggaatgttattttttatttattgttttccactggtttcctattagtatctgcgcaaccaaacccatataggaCAACCAGTCTATTGAACAGTCTAAAACCATTTGGAATGTTAGTCCGGTTTTGATTATATGTATTCTGGAAAACTGGACCATGTAAATGTATTCATAGGTTCAACTGGAACACCTTGACAATGTCCGTctactttccatttagttacaattggaacaactcgtcacattccgctatGCTATGTTTTGCAGAAAGATTTTGTTCACGAGCCCGAGGTTTTCCGAAGTTACATTGTGTTGGAACGTTTTCACCCAGTCATCACTGCGAATGATGTCAACATAGATTGCTGTCAgcttagtatttttttaattcctcaTCATATGGCCATAAAAGCACCTTATTCATTCCAAGACTGAGCCTTGGTTAAACATTACAGATCTTTGATTGTGTGGGTCctgtgacaacataataattataatttaattacaacagtttgtaataaaactaaaacaag
Proteins encoded in this region:
- the LOC121373644 gene encoding glycoprotein-N-acetylgalactosamine 3-beta-galactosyltransferase 1-like isoform X1, with the protein product MTMLLCSKRLGWSWKWMLVIAFLSTVVAFSYLFLYIRAFEFVQAGWSSLMKHRDDQYNYAAISWRDNSFTNLLLKHTISDRLKRTPRILCFVMTTQQFEATKARAVNATWGRRCAKLLFITSYTSTLFPSHVVTGPEGRNHLTAKSMGALQHLYETYLDDYDYFLKADDDSYIVMENLQLMLSMLNPSEPSYLGFHFKYNVHQGYMSGGGTYVLSRMALRRVVKDGILRGGMCAADGNDEDIDVGACLEKVGVAPYATYDKFGRHAFHASNVKDFMIGPLSEYLRHYPSHDVKVKDFVHEPEVFRSYIVLERFHPVITANDVNIDCWSELLQSVFSLVPLHGARHDVHHGLPAVSHERLRT
- the LOC121373644 gene encoding glycoprotein-N-acetylgalactosamine 3-beta-galactosyltransferase 1-like isoform X4, with the translated sequence MTMLLCSKRLGWSWKWMLVIAFLSTVVAFSYLFLYIRDDQYNYAAISWRDNSFTNLLLKHTISDRLKRTPRILCFVMTTQQFEATKARAVNATWGRRCAKLLFITSYTSTLFPSHVVTGPEGRNHLTAKSMGALQHLYETYLDDYDYFLKADDDSYIVMENLQLMLSMLNPSEPSYLGFHFKYNVHQGYMSGGGTYVLSRMALRRVVKDGILRGGMCAADGNDEDIDVGACLEKVGVAPYATYDKFGRHAFHASNVKDFMIGPLSEYLRHYPSHDVKVKDFVHEPEVFRSYIVLERFHPVITANDVNIDCWSELLQSVFSLVPLHGARHDVHHGLPAVSHERLRT
- the LOC121373644 gene encoding glycoprotein-N-acetylgalactosamine 3-beta-galactosyltransferase 1-like isoform X3, encoding MTMLLCSKRLGWSWKWMLVIAFLSTVVAFSYLFLYIRAFEFVQAGWSSLMKHRDDQYNYAAISWRDNSFTNLLLKHTISDRLKRTPRILCFVMTTQQFEATKARAVNATWGRRCAKLLFITSYTSTLFPSHVVTGPEGRNHLTAKSMGALQHLYETYLDDYDYFLKADDDSYIVMENLQLMLSMLNPSEPSYLGFHFKYNVHQGYMSGGGTYVLSRMALRRVVKDGILRGGMCAADGNDEDIDVGACLEKVGVAPYATYDKFGRHAFHASNVKDFMIGPLSEYLRHYPSHDVKVKDFVHEPEVFRSYIVLERFHPVITANDVNIDCCQLSIFLIPHHMAIKAPYSFQD
- the LOC121373644 gene encoding glycoprotein-N-acetylgalactosamine 3-beta-galactosyltransferase 1-like isoform X2; translation: MTMLLCSKRLGWSWKWMLVIAFLSTVVAFSYLFLYIRAFEFVQAGWSSLMKHRDDQYNYAAISWRDNSFTNLLLKHTISDRLKRTPRILCFVMTTQQFEATKARAVNATWGRRCAKLLFITSYTSTLFPSHVVTGPEGRNHLTAKSMGALQHLYETYLDDYDYFLKADDDSYIVMENLQLMLSMLNPSEPSYLGFHFKYNVHQGYMSGGGTYVLSRMALRRVVKDGILRGGMCAADGNDEDIDVGACLEKVGVAPYATYDKFGRHAFHASNVKDFMIGPLSEYLRHYPSHDVKVGPNCCSQFSVSFHYMEPDMMYIMDFLLYRMSVFGLDTDYQSPHMTNLFPLQRVVVPHKDDKEILYA